Proteins from one Raphanus sativus cultivar WK10039 unplaced genomic scaffold, ASM80110v3 Scaffold0672, whole genome shotgun sequence genomic window:
- the LOC108820326 gene encoding mitogen-activated protein kinase kinase kinase 20-like produces MQSNEEILKFLGEGAYGYVNLVRFTNPSDDGGSSFLSAVKNSYDEDYETLRRELEILLQLRGSPRIVTCFGDSLQQGLSSYGNVVHKLRLEYASEGSLNAFMNRYADRKLPEPLVKDFTRMILEGLVSIHRHGYVHCDIKPDNLLVFPSSRQDSSSYEIKISDFGNTLEVGEVPKFWESEFPWVGTPIYMPPESVRDGFADKGIDLWSLGCLVLEMYTGVIPWEGVNINLLANRLRCGKAPEIPESLPSDAKDFIKTCFSRDPDERGSASELLSHPFLPRPQVEADDKKTSNSFMLKLFKLRVRRRSSNKKPTADAVLVADKKLRFFPAKATQFKRTLNKVLRFKTMMPMKISTDFSLVCVH; encoded by the coding sequence ATGCAGTCCAACGAAGAAATCTTGAAGTTTCTTGGAGAAGGCGCCTACGGTTACGTAAACCTAGTCCGCTTCACTAATCCCTCCGACGACGGCGGATCTTCGTTTCTCTCCGCCGTCAAGAACTCTTACGACGAAGACTACGAAACTCTCCGAAGAGAGTTAGAGATTCTCCTCCAACTCAGGGGAAGTCCAAGGATCGTCACGTGTTTCGGAGACTCTCTCCAACAAGGTTTAAGCAGTTACGGTAACGTAGTCCACAAGCTTCGACTCGAGTACGCCTCCGAAGGTAGCTTGAACGCTTTCATGAACCGTTACGCCGACAGAAAGTTGCCGGAGCCGTTGGTTAAAGATTTCACGCGGATGATTCTTGAAGGTTTGGTCTCGATTCACAGACACGGTTATGTCCATTGCGATATAAAGCCAGATAACTTGCTCGTCTTCCCTTCTTCGAGACAAGATTCATCATCGTACGAGATCAAGATTTCTGATTTTGGCAACACGTTGGAGGTCGGAGAGGTTCCTAAGTTCTGGGAGAGTGAGTTTCCATGGGTTGGGACTCCTATCTACATGCCTCCCGAGTCTGTTCGTGACGGCTTCGCTGACAAAGGAATAGATTTGTGGTCGTTGGGGTGTTTGGTGCTGGAGATGTACACGGGTGTGATTCCTTGGGAAGGGGTTAATATCAATCTTCTAGCGAATCGTCTCCGTTGTGGTAAAGCTCCTGAGATCCCTGAGAGTTTACCTTCTGATGCAAAGGATTTTATCAAAACGTGTTTCTCAAGGGATCCTGATGAGAGAGGAAGCGCTTCTGAGTTGCTGTCTCATCCGTTCTTGCCTCGTCCACAAGTTGAAGCAGATGACAAGAAGACAAGTAACTCGTTTATGTTGAAGCTGTTCAAGCTGAGGGTCAGACGAAGAAGTTCCAACAAGAAACCAACGGCAGATGCTGTTCTTGTTGCTGACAAGAAGTTGAGGTTTTTTCCGGCAAAGGCAACACAGTTCAAGAGAACTCTGAACAAAGTCTTGAGGTTTAAGACTATGATGCCCATGAAGATATCGACTGACTTCAGTTTAGTTTGTGTTCATTAG